One genomic segment of Diceros bicornis minor isolate mBicDic1 chromosome 13, mDicBic1.mat.cur, whole genome shotgun sequence includes these proteins:
- the MRTO4 gene encoding mRNA turnover protein 4 homolog isoform X2, whose translation MRNNKLKDIRNAWKHSRMFFGKNKVMMVALGRSPSDEYKDNLHQVSKKLRGEVGLLFTNRTKEEVNEWFTKYTEMDYARAGNKAAFTVSLDPGPLEQFPHSMEPQLRQLGLPTALRRGVVTLLSDYEVCKEGDVLTPEQARILKLFGYEMAEFKVTVKYMWDAQSGRFQQMGDELPESAPESEEESEQEDDN comes from the exons ATGAGGAACAACAAGCTGAAGGACATCCGGAACGCCTGGAAGCACAGCCG GATGTTCTTTGGCAAAAACAAAGTGATGATGGTGGCCTTGGGTCGAAGCCCATCTGACGAGTACAAAGACAACCTGCACCAG GTCAGCAAGAAGTTGAGGGGTGAAGTTGGTCTCCTTTTCACCAATCGCACTAAGGAGGAAGTGAACGA GTGGTTCACCAAATACACAGAGATGGACTACGCCCGAGCTGGGAACAAAGCAGCGTTCACCGTGAGCCTGGACCCAGGGCCCCTGGAGCAGTTCCCCCACTCCATGGAGCCACAGCTGAGGCAGCTGGGCCTGCCCACTGCCCTCAGGAGAG GCGTGGTGACCCTGCTGTCCGACTACGAGGTGTGCAAAGAGGGCGACGTGCTGACCCCAGAGCAGGCCCGCATCCTG AAGCTTTTCGGGTATGAGATGGCCGAATTCAAGGTGACCGTCAAATACATGTGGGATGCACAATCTGGAAGGTTCCAGCAGATGGGAGATGAGTTGCCAGAGAGCGCGCCCGAGTCAGAAGAAGAATCAGAACAAGAAGATGACAACTGA
- the LOC131412884 gene encoding aflatoxin B1 aldehyde reductase member 3-like: protein MSRLLSAPRAASGAPVRPATVLGAMAMGDSLDAAASAAAVRAFLERGHTEIDTAFAYSDGQSESILGGLGLGLGGGDCRVKIATKANPVGENSLKPESLRFQLETSLKRLQCPRVDLFYLHLPDHNTPVEETLRACHQLHQEGKFVELGLSNYASWEVAEICTLCKSNGWILPTVYQGMYNVVTRQVETELFPCLRHFGLRFYAYNPLAGGLLTGKYKYEDKDEKQPSGRFFGYRWAEFYRNRYWKEHHFKAIALMEKALQAAYGTSAPSMTSAVLRWMYHHSQLQGAHGDAVILGMSSLEQLAQNLAAAKEGPLEPAVVQAFDQAWHLVAHECPDYFLDLS from the exons ATGTCCCGGCTGCTGTCTGCCCCGCGGGCCGCCTCGGGCGCCCCGGTCCGGCCCGCCACCGTGCTGGGCGCCATGGCGATGGGGGACAGCTTGGACGCAGCCGCCAGCGCCGCGGCCGTGCGCGCCTTCCTGGAGCGCGGACACACCGAGATAGACACGGCGTTCGCGTATAGCGACGGCCAGTCCGAGAGCATCCTGGGCGGCCTGGGGCTCGGGCTGGGCGGCGGCGACTGCAGAG tgaAAATTGCCACCAAGGCCAATCCAGTGGGTGAAAATTCACTGAAGCCTGAGAGTCTCCGGTTCCAGCTGGAGACGTCGCTGAAGCGGCTGCAGTGTCCCCGGGTGGACCTCTTCTACCTGCACCTGCCGGACCACAACACCCCCGTGGAGGAGACGCTGCGCGCCTGCCACCAGCTGCACCAGGAG GGCAAGTTTGTGGAGCTGGGCCTCTCCAACTATGCCTCCTGGGAGGTGGCCGAGATCTGTACCCTCTGCAAGAGCAACGGCTGGATCCTGCCCACCGTGTACCAG GGCATGTACAACGTTGTCACCCGGCAGGTGGAAACAGAGCTCTTCCCCTGCCTCAGGCACTTTGGATTGAGGTTCTACGCCTACAACCCTCTGGCTG GGGGCCTGCTGACTGGCAAGTACAAGTATGAGGACAAGGACGAGAAACAACCTTCGGGCCGCTTCTTTGGGTATAGGTGGGCTGAGTTCTACAGGAATCG CTACTGGAAGGAGCACCACTTCAAGGCCATCGCCCTGATGGAGAAGGCCCTGCAGGCTGCCTATGGGACCAGCGCCCCCAGCATGACCTCGGCCGTCCTCAGGTGGATGTACCACCACTCCCAGCTGCAG GGTGCCCATGGGGACGCGGTCATCCTGGGCATGTCCAGCCTGGAACAGCTGGCACAGAACTTGGCAGCGGCTAAGGAAGGGCCCCTGGAGCCAGCCGTCGTGCAGGCCTTTGATCAAGCCTGGCACCTGGTTGCCCATGAGTGTCCTGACTACTTCCTAGACCTCTCTTGA
- the MRTO4 gene encoding mRNA turnover protein 4 homolog isoform X1 — translation MPKSKRDKKVSLTKTAKKGLELKQNLIEELRKCVDTYKYLFIFSVANMRNNKLKDIRNAWKHSRMFFGKNKVMMVALGRSPSDEYKDNLHQVSKKLRGEVGLLFTNRTKEEVNEWFTKYTEMDYARAGNKAAFTVSLDPGPLEQFPHSMEPQLRQLGLPTALRRGVVTLLSDYEVCKEGDVLTPEQARILKLFGYEMAEFKVTVKYMWDAQSGRFQQMGDELPESAPESEEESEQEDDN, via the exons ATGCCCAAATCTAAGCGCGATAAGAAAG tttccttaaCCAAAACTGCCAAGAAAGGCTTGGAACTGAAACAGAACCTGATCGAAGAG CTTCGGAAATGTGTGGACACGTACAAGTACCTTTTCATCTTCTCCGTGGCCAACATGAGGAACAACAAGCTGAAGGACATCCGGAACGCCTGGAAGCACAGCCG GATGTTCTTTGGCAAAAACAAAGTGATGATGGTGGCCTTGGGTCGAAGCCCATCTGACGAGTACAAAGACAACCTGCACCAG GTCAGCAAGAAGTTGAGGGGTGAAGTTGGTCTCCTTTTCACCAATCGCACTAAGGAGGAAGTGAACGA GTGGTTCACCAAATACACAGAGATGGACTACGCCCGAGCTGGGAACAAAGCAGCGTTCACCGTGAGCCTGGACCCAGGGCCCCTGGAGCAGTTCCCCCACTCCATGGAGCCACAGCTGAGGCAGCTGGGCCTGCCCACTGCCCTCAGGAGAG GCGTGGTGACCCTGCTGTCCGACTACGAGGTGTGCAAAGAGGGCGACGTGCTGACCCCAGAGCAGGCCCGCATCCTG AAGCTTTTCGGGTATGAGATGGCCGAATTCAAGGTGACCGTCAAATACATGTGGGATGCACAATCTGGAAGGTTCCAGCAGATGGGAGATGAGTTGCCAGAGAGCGCGCCCGAGTCAGAAGAAGAATCAGAACAAGAAGATGACAACTGA